The proteins below come from a single Xiphophorus hellerii strain 12219 chromosome 14, Xiphophorus_hellerii-4.1, whole genome shotgun sequence genomic window:
- the LOC116732568 gene encoding RPA-related protein RADX isoform X3 yields the protein MHLSGIDRANMAADGCVFHRTLTRSRPAPNQASSSSPVVCRESLHVVDIRRYSRDPASAIYFPQAVLSGEDLYDVTLTDGDCRLQVTLDPGLNRLVERRVLKPGSALRNAAFIPALSAQLPECPGASADRDSYRMVSVQVDDEEEEEGVRRSEADWDSLPWFGPSEPAGALLPLRASRSVFLPLWNNVDYSGEEWTEAPPTDSLEEEEDEEEGRQPSVTVSELRERFLSSRRDVSRGAIQHQLIVRIINKSHLMYYGRTDRNCECPYKAVLQACDRTGSVCVVLWNSVCVSWYRRLELGDIISLRRFRVKQHYQAEVDDIEISVNSRNPAAQLCVVSESSVSPESVPPAPSHSFYNRSVSVCVRLSRSKPPADPPVLSSNTTSKEFQERRHGSLCDVIGLLTFAGRSERVRNKDGRGAGLLEYRWLRLEDGSSEQPIMVKLFSTSQPETQLKLHPLSVVVCTRLRPVTTHQNPAWLYLTNTTYTQVYCTGQGHHPRMSYRRLQPVRSFLRWLRGQEDQQVLSRALIGGFFIFPPPPVSLETLMRERRGEIGFLQGAELQRELERLCYRERRTFCLQSTVSMVTYSCTGEEDRCLFWTDRPSPSPRPPSFRAPSSSPFCPTSPSSSLSASTPRPAGAPRRSGRRRKLLMPETPSKRRPLLAVQPEPNRTEILFEASMEFVVPAGEEDEDDDEDGDDDSSSYATAALPPTFSPVATETLPLRFDYSHREEQAAAMAMGGGASAESFGSAPRDYYTVRLRALSDGLTIDAVFLPHLSSSSHRHANTWTSILSQGAFSSHTPPPSPADLIAMAPQLANQRLVCVLEACHLGGARTELVLSRGFHLKD from the exons ATGCACCTCTCTGGAATTGACAGGGCTAACATGGCGGCAGACGGCTGCGTCTTCCACAGGACCCTGACCAGGTCCAGACCCGCTCCGAACCAG GCGTCTTCGTCCTCTCCAGTTGTCTGCAGGGAGTCCCTACATGTTGTGGACATTCGTCGTTACAGCAGAGACCCGGCGTCCGCCATCTACTTCCCCCAGGCCGTCCTGAGTG GTGAGGACCTGTATGACGTCACGCTGACAGACGGTGACTGCCGCCTCCAGGTGACTCTGGACCCGGGTCTGAACCGGCTGGTGGAAAGGCGGGTCCTGAAGCCGGGGTCGGCGCTCCGTAACGCCGCCTTCATCCCTGCCCTGAGCGCCCAACTCCCAGAATGCCCTGGGGCCTCTGCAGACAGAGACAG CTACAGGATGGTGAGCGTTCAGGTTgacgatgaggaggaggaggagggagtcAGGAGGTCCGAGGCAGACTGGGACTCTCTGCCCTGGTTCggaccatcagaaccagcag GTGCGCTGCTTCCTCTCAGAGCCAGCAGGAGCGTCTTCCTCCCTCTGTGGAATAACGTGGACTACAGCGGCGAGGAGTGGACGGAGGCTCCGCCCACTGACagcctggaggaggaggaggacgaggagga AGGACGACAGCCGTCTGTTACCGTGTCCGAGCTGCGGGAACGCTTCCTGTCCAGTCGCCGCGACGTCTCCAGGGGCGCCATCCAGCATCAGCTGATCGTACGCATCATCAACAAGTCCCACCTGATGTACTATGGCAGGACAGACAGGAACTGTGAATGCCCATATAAG GCCGTGCTGCAGGCCTGCGACCGGACAGGAAGCGTGTGTGTGGTGCTGTGGAACAGTGTGTGCGTCAGCTGGTACCGCCGCCTGGAGCTCGGTGACATCATCAGCCTGCGACGCTTCCGGGTCAAACAGCACTACCAGGCCGAGGTGGACGACATCG AGATCAGTGTGAACAGCAGGAACCCGGCAGCTCAGCTCTGCGTCGTCTCTGAGTCGTCCGTCTCACCTGAGAGCGTCCCACCTGCACCGTCACACAGCTTCTACAACAGGTCTGTGTCCGTCTGTGTCCGTCTGTCCCGGTCCAAACCTCCCGCCGACCCGCCTGTCCTGTCATCCAATACAACCAGCAAGGAGTTCCAGGAGCGTCGTCACGGCTCCCTGTGTGATGTCATCGGCCTGCTGACCTTCGCTGGTCGGTCGGAGCGAGTCCGGAACAAAG ATGGTCGAGGGGCGGGGCTTCTGGAGTACCGCTGGCTCCGATTGGAGGACGGCAGCAGCGAGCAGCCAATCATGGTGAAGCTGTTCTCCACGTCGCAGCCTGAGACGCAGCTGAAGCTCCACCCAC TGTCCGTGGTGGTCTGCACCCGCCTCCGGCCCGTCACGACCCACCAGAACCCCGCCTGGCTCTACCTCACCAACACCACCTACACACAGGTGTACTGCACAG GGCAGGGTCACCACCCCCGGATGAGCTACCGGCGGCTGCAGCCGGTCCGGAGCTTCCTGCGGTGGCTGAGGGGCCAGGAGGACCAGCAGGTGCTGAGCAGGGCTCTGATTGGAGGGTTCTTCATTTTCCCGCCTCCTCCCGTCTCCTTGGAAACGCTCATGAGGGAGAGGAGAG GTGAGATCGGGTTCCTgcagggggcggagcttcagagGGAGCTGGAGCGGCTCTGTTACCGGGAGCGACGCACCTTCTGCCTCCAGTCGACCGTTTCCATGGTTACCTACAGCTGCACGGGGGAG GAGGACCGCTGTTTGTTCTGGACGGACAGGCCGTCGCCCTCGCCCCGTCCGCCGTCCTTCAGGGCGCCGTCGTCCTCCCCGTTCTGCCCAACGTCTCCGTCCTCGTCCCTCAGCGCGTCCACGCCGCGTCCCGCAGGCGCGCCACG GAGGTCCGGGAGGCGGAGGAAGCTGCTGATGCCGGAGACGCCCAgcaagag GCGTCCTCTGCTCGCTGTCCAGCCAGAACCCAACAGGACAG AGATCCTGTTTGAAGCCTCCATGGAGTTCGTGGTCCCCGCTGGCGAAgaagatgaggatgatgatgaagatggtGATGATGACTCTTCATCCTACGCCACCGCCGCCCTCCCACCGACATTCTCACCCGTCGCCACGGAAACCTTACCGCTGCGCTTCGACTACAGTCACAGGGAAGAGCAGGCTGCTGCCATGGCGATGGGAGGCGGGGCCAGCGCAGAGAGCTTTGGCTCCGCCCCCAGAGACTACTACACCGTGAGGCTGAGAG CTCTGTCCGACGGCCTGACGATCGACGCCGTCTTCCTGCCtcacctgtcctcctcctcGCATCGCCACGCCAACACCTGGACCTCCATCCTGTCCCAGGGAGCCTTCTCTTCACACACACCGCCGCCGTCTCCAG ctgaCCTGATCGCCATGGCGCCCCAGCTGGCCAATCAGAGG
- the LOC116732568 gene encoding RPA-related protein RADX isoform X2 gives MHLSGIDRANMAADGCVFHRTLTRSRPAPNQASSSSPVVCRESLHVVDIRRYSRDPASAIYFPQAVLSGEDLYDVTLTDGDCRLQVTLDPGLNRLVERRVLKPGSALRNAAFIPALSAQLPECPGASADRDSYRMVSVQVDDEEEEEGVRRSEADWDSLPWFGPSEPAGALLPLRASRSVFLPLWNNVDYSGEEWTEAPPTDSLEEEEDEEEEEGRQPSVTVSELRERFLSSRRDVSRGAIQHQLIVRIINKSHLMYYGRTDRNCECPYKAVLQACDRTGSVCVVLWNSVCVSWYRRLELGDIISLRRFRVKQHYQAEVDDIEISVNSRNPAAQLCVVSESSVSPESVPPAPSHSFYNRSVSVCVRLSRSKPPADPPVLSSNTTSKEFQERRHGSLCDVIGLLTFAGRSERVRNKDGRGAGLLEYRWLRLEDGSSEQPIMVKLFSTSQPETQLKLHPLSVVVCTRLRPVTTHQNPAWLYLTNTTYTQVYCTGQGHHPRMSYRRLQPVRSFLRWLRGQEDQQVLSRALIGGFFIFPPPPVSLETLMRERRGEIGFLQGAELQRELERLCYRERRTFCLQSTVSMVTYSCTGEEDRCLFWTDRPSPSPRPPSFRAPSSSPFCPTSPSSSLSASTPRPAGAPRSGRRRKLLMPETPSKRRPLLAVQPEPNRTEILFEASMEFVVPAGEEDEDDDEDGDDDSSSYATAALPPTFSPVATETLPLRFDYSHREEQAAAMAMGGGASAESFGSAPRDYYTVRLRALSDGLTIDAVFLPHLSSSSHRHANTWTSILSQGAFSSHTPPPSPADLIAMAPQLANQRLVCVLEACHLGGARTELVLSRGFHLKD, from the exons ATGCACCTCTCTGGAATTGACAGGGCTAACATGGCGGCAGACGGCTGCGTCTTCCACAGGACCCTGACCAGGTCCAGACCCGCTCCGAACCAG GCGTCTTCGTCCTCTCCAGTTGTCTGCAGGGAGTCCCTACATGTTGTGGACATTCGTCGTTACAGCAGAGACCCGGCGTCCGCCATCTACTTCCCCCAGGCCGTCCTGAGTG GTGAGGACCTGTATGACGTCACGCTGACAGACGGTGACTGCCGCCTCCAGGTGACTCTGGACCCGGGTCTGAACCGGCTGGTGGAAAGGCGGGTCCTGAAGCCGGGGTCGGCGCTCCGTAACGCCGCCTTCATCCCTGCCCTGAGCGCCCAACTCCCAGAATGCCCTGGGGCCTCTGCAGACAGAGACAG CTACAGGATGGTGAGCGTTCAGGTTgacgatgaggaggaggaggagggagtcAGGAGGTCCGAGGCAGACTGGGACTCTCTGCCCTGGTTCggaccatcagaaccagcag GTGCGCTGCTTCCTCTCAGAGCCAGCAGGAGCGTCTTCCTCCCTCTGTGGAATAACGTGGACTACAGCGGCGAGGAGTGGACGGAGGCTCCGCCCACTGACagcctggaggaggaggaggacgaggaggaggaggaag GACGACAGCCGTCTGTTACCGTGTCCGAGCTGCGGGAACGCTTCCTGTCCAGTCGCCGCGACGTCTCCAGGGGCGCCATCCAGCATCAGCTGATCGTACGCATCATCAACAAGTCCCACCTGATGTACTATGGCAGGACAGACAGGAACTGTGAATGCCCATATAAG GCCGTGCTGCAGGCCTGCGACCGGACAGGAAGCGTGTGTGTGGTGCTGTGGAACAGTGTGTGCGTCAGCTGGTACCGCCGCCTGGAGCTCGGTGACATCATCAGCCTGCGACGCTTCCGGGTCAAACAGCACTACCAGGCCGAGGTGGACGACATCG AGATCAGTGTGAACAGCAGGAACCCGGCAGCTCAGCTCTGCGTCGTCTCTGAGTCGTCCGTCTCACCTGAGAGCGTCCCACCTGCACCGTCACACAGCTTCTACAACAGGTCTGTGTCCGTCTGTGTCCGTCTGTCCCGGTCCAAACCTCCCGCCGACCCGCCTGTCCTGTCATCCAATACAACCAGCAAGGAGTTCCAGGAGCGTCGTCACGGCTCCCTGTGTGATGTCATCGGCCTGCTGACCTTCGCTGGTCGGTCGGAGCGAGTCCGGAACAAAG ATGGTCGAGGGGCGGGGCTTCTGGAGTACCGCTGGCTCCGATTGGAGGACGGCAGCAGCGAGCAGCCAATCATGGTGAAGCTGTTCTCCACGTCGCAGCCTGAGACGCAGCTGAAGCTCCACCCAC TGTCCGTGGTGGTCTGCACCCGCCTCCGGCCCGTCACGACCCACCAGAACCCCGCCTGGCTCTACCTCACCAACACCACCTACACACAGGTGTACTGCACAG GGCAGGGTCACCACCCCCGGATGAGCTACCGGCGGCTGCAGCCGGTCCGGAGCTTCCTGCGGTGGCTGAGGGGCCAGGAGGACCAGCAGGTGCTGAGCAGGGCTCTGATTGGAGGGTTCTTCATTTTCCCGCCTCCTCCCGTCTCCTTGGAAACGCTCATGAGGGAGAGGAGAG GTGAGATCGGGTTCCTgcagggggcggagcttcagagGGAGCTGGAGCGGCTCTGTTACCGGGAGCGACGCACCTTCTGCCTCCAGTCGACCGTTTCCATGGTTACCTACAGCTGCACGGGGGAG GAGGACCGCTGTTTGTTCTGGACGGACAGGCCGTCGCCCTCGCCCCGTCCGCCGTCCTTCAGGGCGCCGTCGTCCTCCCCGTTCTGCCCAACGTCTCCGTCCTCGTCCCTCAGCGCGTCCACGCCGCGTCCCGCAGGCGCGCCACG GTCCGGGAGGCGGAGGAAGCTGCTGATGCCGGAGACGCCCAgcaagag GCGTCCTCTGCTCGCTGTCCAGCCAGAACCCAACAGGACAG AGATCCTGTTTGAAGCCTCCATGGAGTTCGTGGTCCCCGCTGGCGAAgaagatgaggatgatgatgaagatggtGATGATGACTCTTCATCCTACGCCACCGCCGCCCTCCCACCGACATTCTCACCCGTCGCCACGGAAACCTTACCGCTGCGCTTCGACTACAGTCACAGGGAAGAGCAGGCTGCTGCCATGGCGATGGGAGGCGGGGCCAGCGCAGAGAGCTTTGGCTCCGCCCCCAGAGACTACTACACCGTGAGGCTGAGAG CTCTGTCCGACGGCCTGACGATCGACGCCGTCTTCCTGCCtcacctgtcctcctcctcGCATCGCCACGCCAACACCTGGACCTCCATCCTGTCCCAGGGAGCCTTCTCTTCACACACACCGCCGCCGTCTCCAG ctgaCCTGATCGCCATGGCGCCCCAGCTGGCCAATCAGAGG
- the LOC116732568 gene encoding RPA-related protein RADX isoform X1 — translation MHLSGIDRANMAADGCVFHRTLTRSRPAPNQASSSSPVVCRESLHVVDIRRYSRDPASAIYFPQAVLSGEDLYDVTLTDGDCRLQVTLDPGLNRLVERRVLKPGSALRNAAFIPALSAQLPECPGASADRDSYRMVSVQVDDEEEEEGVRRSEADWDSLPWFGPSEPAGALLPLRASRSVFLPLWNNVDYSGEEWTEAPPTDSLEEEEDEEEEEGRQPSVTVSELRERFLSSRRDVSRGAIQHQLIVRIINKSHLMYYGRTDRNCECPYKAVLQACDRTGSVCVVLWNSVCVSWYRRLELGDIISLRRFRVKQHYQAEVDDIEISVNSRNPAAQLCVVSESSVSPESVPPAPSHSFYNRSVSVCVRLSRSKPPADPPVLSSNTTSKEFQERRHGSLCDVIGLLTFAGRSERVRNKDGRGAGLLEYRWLRLEDGSSEQPIMVKLFSTSQPETQLKLHPLSVVVCTRLRPVTTHQNPAWLYLTNTTYTQVYCTGQGHHPRMSYRRLQPVRSFLRWLRGQEDQQVLSRALIGGFFIFPPPPVSLETLMRERRGEIGFLQGAELQRELERLCYRERRTFCLQSTVSMVTYSCTGEEDRCLFWTDRPSPSPRPPSFRAPSSSPFCPTSPSSSLSASTPRPAGAPRRSGRRRKLLMPETPSKRRPLLAVQPEPNRTEILFEASMEFVVPAGEEDEDDDEDGDDDSSSYATAALPPTFSPVATETLPLRFDYSHREEQAAAMAMGGGASAESFGSAPRDYYTVRLRALSDGLTIDAVFLPHLSSSSHRHANTWTSILSQGAFSSHTPPPSPADLIAMAPQLANQRLVCVLEACHLGGARTELVLSRGFHLKD, via the exons ATGCACCTCTCTGGAATTGACAGGGCTAACATGGCGGCAGACGGCTGCGTCTTCCACAGGACCCTGACCAGGTCCAGACCCGCTCCGAACCAG GCGTCTTCGTCCTCTCCAGTTGTCTGCAGGGAGTCCCTACATGTTGTGGACATTCGTCGTTACAGCAGAGACCCGGCGTCCGCCATCTACTTCCCCCAGGCCGTCCTGAGTG GTGAGGACCTGTATGACGTCACGCTGACAGACGGTGACTGCCGCCTCCAGGTGACTCTGGACCCGGGTCTGAACCGGCTGGTGGAAAGGCGGGTCCTGAAGCCGGGGTCGGCGCTCCGTAACGCCGCCTTCATCCCTGCCCTGAGCGCCCAACTCCCAGAATGCCCTGGGGCCTCTGCAGACAGAGACAG CTACAGGATGGTGAGCGTTCAGGTTgacgatgaggaggaggaggagggagtcAGGAGGTCCGAGGCAGACTGGGACTCTCTGCCCTGGTTCggaccatcagaaccagcag GTGCGCTGCTTCCTCTCAGAGCCAGCAGGAGCGTCTTCCTCCCTCTGTGGAATAACGTGGACTACAGCGGCGAGGAGTGGACGGAGGCTCCGCCCACTGACagcctggaggaggaggaggacgaggaggaggaggaag GACGACAGCCGTCTGTTACCGTGTCCGAGCTGCGGGAACGCTTCCTGTCCAGTCGCCGCGACGTCTCCAGGGGCGCCATCCAGCATCAGCTGATCGTACGCATCATCAACAAGTCCCACCTGATGTACTATGGCAGGACAGACAGGAACTGTGAATGCCCATATAAG GCCGTGCTGCAGGCCTGCGACCGGACAGGAAGCGTGTGTGTGGTGCTGTGGAACAGTGTGTGCGTCAGCTGGTACCGCCGCCTGGAGCTCGGTGACATCATCAGCCTGCGACGCTTCCGGGTCAAACAGCACTACCAGGCCGAGGTGGACGACATCG AGATCAGTGTGAACAGCAGGAACCCGGCAGCTCAGCTCTGCGTCGTCTCTGAGTCGTCCGTCTCACCTGAGAGCGTCCCACCTGCACCGTCACACAGCTTCTACAACAGGTCTGTGTCCGTCTGTGTCCGTCTGTCCCGGTCCAAACCTCCCGCCGACCCGCCTGTCCTGTCATCCAATACAACCAGCAAGGAGTTCCAGGAGCGTCGTCACGGCTCCCTGTGTGATGTCATCGGCCTGCTGACCTTCGCTGGTCGGTCGGAGCGAGTCCGGAACAAAG ATGGTCGAGGGGCGGGGCTTCTGGAGTACCGCTGGCTCCGATTGGAGGACGGCAGCAGCGAGCAGCCAATCATGGTGAAGCTGTTCTCCACGTCGCAGCCTGAGACGCAGCTGAAGCTCCACCCAC TGTCCGTGGTGGTCTGCACCCGCCTCCGGCCCGTCACGACCCACCAGAACCCCGCCTGGCTCTACCTCACCAACACCACCTACACACAGGTGTACTGCACAG GGCAGGGTCACCACCCCCGGATGAGCTACCGGCGGCTGCAGCCGGTCCGGAGCTTCCTGCGGTGGCTGAGGGGCCAGGAGGACCAGCAGGTGCTGAGCAGGGCTCTGATTGGAGGGTTCTTCATTTTCCCGCCTCCTCCCGTCTCCTTGGAAACGCTCATGAGGGAGAGGAGAG GTGAGATCGGGTTCCTgcagggggcggagcttcagagGGAGCTGGAGCGGCTCTGTTACCGGGAGCGACGCACCTTCTGCCTCCAGTCGACCGTTTCCATGGTTACCTACAGCTGCACGGGGGAG GAGGACCGCTGTTTGTTCTGGACGGACAGGCCGTCGCCCTCGCCCCGTCCGCCGTCCTTCAGGGCGCCGTCGTCCTCCCCGTTCTGCCCAACGTCTCCGTCCTCGTCCCTCAGCGCGTCCACGCCGCGTCCCGCAGGCGCGCCACG GAGGTCCGGGAGGCGGAGGAAGCTGCTGATGCCGGAGACGCCCAgcaagag GCGTCCTCTGCTCGCTGTCCAGCCAGAACCCAACAGGACAG AGATCCTGTTTGAAGCCTCCATGGAGTTCGTGGTCCCCGCTGGCGAAgaagatgaggatgatgatgaagatggtGATGATGACTCTTCATCCTACGCCACCGCCGCCCTCCCACCGACATTCTCACCCGTCGCCACGGAAACCTTACCGCTGCGCTTCGACTACAGTCACAGGGAAGAGCAGGCTGCTGCCATGGCGATGGGAGGCGGGGCCAGCGCAGAGAGCTTTGGCTCCGCCCCCAGAGACTACTACACCGTGAGGCTGAGAG CTCTGTCCGACGGCCTGACGATCGACGCCGTCTTCCTGCCtcacctgtcctcctcctcGCATCGCCACGCCAACACCTGGACCTCCATCCTGTCCCAGGGAGCCTTCTCTTCACACACACCGCCGCCGTCTCCAG ctgaCCTGATCGCCATGGCGCCCCAGCTGGCCAATCAGAGG
- the LOC116732568 gene encoding RPA-related protein RADX isoform X4, producing MHLSGIDRANMAADGCVFHRTLTRSRPAPNQASSSSPVVCRESLHVVDIRRYSRDPASAIYFPQAVLSGEDLYDVTLTDGDCRLQVTLDPGLNRLVERRVLKPGSALRNAAFIPALSAQLPECPGASADRDSYRMVSVQVDDEEEEEGVRRSEADWDSLPWFGPSEPAGALLPLRASRSVFLPLWNNVDYSGEEWTEAPPTDSLEEEEDEEEEEGRQPSVTVSELRERFLSSRRDVSRGAIQHQLIVRIINKSHLMYYGRTDRNCECPYKAVLQACDRTGSVCVVLWNSVCVSWYRRLELGDIISLRRFRVKQHYQAEVDDIEISVNSRNPAAQLCVVSESSVSPESVPPAPSHSFYNSKEFQERRHGSLCDVIGLLTFAGRSERVRNKDGRGAGLLEYRWLRLEDGSSEQPIMVKLFSTSQPETQLKLHPLSVVVCTRLRPVTTHQNPAWLYLTNTTYTQVYCTGQGHHPRMSYRRLQPVRSFLRWLRGQEDQQVLSRALIGGFFIFPPPPVSLETLMRERRGEIGFLQGAELQRELERLCYRERRTFCLQSTVSMVTYSCTGEEDRCLFWTDRPSPSPRPPSFRAPSSSPFCPTSPSSSLSASTPRPAGAPRRSGRRRKLLMPETPSKRRPLLAVQPEPNRTEILFEASMEFVVPAGEEDEDDDEDGDDDSSSYATAALPPTFSPVATETLPLRFDYSHREEQAAAMAMGGGASAESFGSAPRDYYTVRLRALSDGLTIDAVFLPHLSSSSHRHANTWTSILSQGAFSSHTPPPSPADLIAMAPQLANQRLVCVLEACHLGGARTELVLSRGFHLKD from the exons ATGCACCTCTCTGGAATTGACAGGGCTAACATGGCGGCAGACGGCTGCGTCTTCCACAGGACCCTGACCAGGTCCAGACCCGCTCCGAACCAG GCGTCTTCGTCCTCTCCAGTTGTCTGCAGGGAGTCCCTACATGTTGTGGACATTCGTCGTTACAGCAGAGACCCGGCGTCCGCCATCTACTTCCCCCAGGCCGTCCTGAGTG GTGAGGACCTGTATGACGTCACGCTGACAGACGGTGACTGCCGCCTCCAGGTGACTCTGGACCCGGGTCTGAACCGGCTGGTGGAAAGGCGGGTCCTGAAGCCGGGGTCGGCGCTCCGTAACGCCGCCTTCATCCCTGCCCTGAGCGCCCAACTCCCAGAATGCCCTGGGGCCTCTGCAGACAGAGACAG CTACAGGATGGTGAGCGTTCAGGTTgacgatgaggaggaggaggagggagtcAGGAGGTCCGAGGCAGACTGGGACTCTCTGCCCTGGTTCggaccatcagaaccagcag GTGCGCTGCTTCCTCTCAGAGCCAGCAGGAGCGTCTTCCTCCCTCTGTGGAATAACGTGGACTACAGCGGCGAGGAGTGGACGGAGGCTCCGCCCACTGACagcctggaggaggaggaggacgaggaggaggaggaag GACGACAGCCGTCTGTTACCGTGTCCGAGCTGCGGGAACGCTTCCTGTCCAGTCGCCGCGACGTCTCCAGGGGCGCCATCCAGCATCAGCTGATCGTACGCATCATCAACAAGTCCCACCTGATGTACTATGGCAGGACAGACAGGAACTGTGAATGCCCATATAAG GCCGTGCTGCAGGCCTGCGACCGGACAGGAAGCGTGTGTGTGGTGCTGTGGAACAGTGTGTGCGTCAGCTGGTACCGCCGCCTGGAGCTCGGTGACATCATCAGCCTGCGACGCTTCCGGGTCAAACAGCACTACCAGGCCGAGGTGGACGACATCG AGATCAGTGTGAACAGCAGGAACCCGGCAGCTCAGCTCTGCGTCGTCTCTGAGTCGTCCGTCTCACCTGAGAGCGTCCCACCTGCACCGTCACACAGCTTCTACAACAG CAAGGAGTTCCAGGAGCGTCGTCACGGCTCCCTGTGTGATGTCATCGGCCTGCTGACCTTCGCTGGTCGGTCGGAGCGAGTCCGGAACAAAG ATGGTCGAGGGGCGGGGCTTCTGGAGTACCGCTGGCTCCGATTGGAGGACGGCAGCAGCGAGCAGCCAATCATGGTGAAGCTGTTCTCCACGTCGCAGCCTGAGACGCAGCTGAAGCTCCACCCAC TGTCCGTGGTGGTCTGCACCCGCCTCCGGCCCGTCACGACCCACCAGAACCCCGCCTGGCTCTACCTCACCAACACCACCTACACACAGGTGTACTGCACAG GGCAGGGTCACCACCCCCGGATGAGCTACCGGCGGCTGCAGCCGGTCCGGAGCTTCCTGCGGTGGCTGAGGGGCCAGGAGGACCAGCAGGTGCTGAGCAGGGCTCTGATTGGAGGGTTCTTCATTTTCCCGCCTCCTCCCGTCTCCTTGGAAACGCTCATGAGGGAGAGGAGAG GTGAGATCGGGTTCCTgcagggggcggagcttcagagGGAGCTGGAGCGGCTCTGTTACCGGGAGCGACGCACCTTCTGCCTCCAGTCGACCGTTTCCATGGTTACCTACAGCTGCACGGGGGAG GAGGACCGCTGTTTGTTCTGGACGGACAGGCCGTCGCCCTCGCCCCGTCCGCCGTCCTTCAGGGCGCCGTCGTCCTCCCCGTTCTGCCCAACGTCTCCGTCCTCGTCCCTCAGCGCGTCCACGCCGCGTCCCGCAGGCGCGCCACG GAGGTCCGGGAGGCGGAGGAAGCTGCTGATGCCGGAGACGCCCAgcaagag GCGTCCTCTGCTCGCTGTCCAGCCAGAACCCAACAGGACAG AGATCCTGTTTGAAGCCTCCATGGAGTTCGTGGTCCCCGCTGGCGAAgaagatgaggatgatgatgaagatggtGATGATGACTCTTCATCCTACGCCACCGCCGCCCTCCCACCGACATTCTCACCCGTCGCCACGGAAACCTTACCGCTGCGCTTCGACTACAGTCACAGGGAAGAGCAGGCTGCTGCCATGGCGATGGGAGGCGGGGCCAGCGCAGAGAGCTTTGGCTCCGCCCCCAGAGACTACTACACCGTGAGGCTGAGAG CTCTGTCCGACGGCCTGACGATCGACGCCGTCTTCCTGCCtcacctgtcctcctcctcGCATCGCCACGCCAACACCTGGACCTCCATCCTGTCCCAGGGAGCCTTCTCTTCACACACACCGCCGCCGTCTCCAG ctgaCCTGATCGCCATGGCGCCCCAGCTGGCCAATCAGAGG
- the ift46 gene encoding intraflagellar transport protein 46 homolog — MERTDRGKDPQLLRNQPYDESLDVEDGEEVPSVYSPTPRGQRQTEWSSNKVLGIMSTSSSRIPLDEKHRPVRATELAGLKPGPGLTQEEEEEEEEEDSDEEESDEDDDDDEPTETLEGVYDPADYSNLPVTTEIRELFQYITRYSPQNQELDLCLKPFIPDFIPAVGDIDAFLKVPRPDGKPDNLGLLVLDEPSVKQSDPTVLSLWLSEETKQHGTTELKKVPSVAGPRTNPRAVDSWVDSITALHRSKPPASVRYSRTMPDLDSLMQEWPPEVEELLGALQLPPARLACSLLQYADLVCSLLDVPVHGTRVQSLHLLFCLYLEFRDSQHFTSRV, encoded by the exons ATGGAGCGGACCGACCGGGGAAAGGACCCCCAGCTGCTGAGGAACCAACCCTACGACGAGAGTCTGGACGTGGAGGACGGAGAGGAGGTACCGAGTGTCTACAGCCCGACTCCCCGAGGACAGAGACAG acCGAGTGGAGCAGCAATAAGGTTCTTGGCATCATgtccaccagcagcagcaggatccCGCTGGATGAGAAGCACAGACCTGTGAGGGCCACAGAGCTGGCGGGGCTGAAGCCAGGGCCCGGTCTGAcccaggaggaagaggaagaggaagaagaggaggactCGGATGAGGAGGAgtctgatgaagatgatgatgacgatgagcCCACTGAAACTCTGGAGGGAGTGTACGACCCTGCAGACTACTCCAACCTGCCGGTTACCACGGAGATCAGAGAGCTGTTCCAGTACATCACCCG GTACTCTCCTCAGAACCAGGAACTGGACCTCTGCCTTAAGCCCTTCATCCCGGACTTCATCCCAGCTGTAGGAGACATCGATGCCTTCCTAAAG GTACCGAGGCCGGATGGGAAACCAGACAACCTGGGCCTACTGGTTCTGGATGAGCCCAGTGTGAAGCAGTCGGACCCGACGGTTCTGTCTCTGTGGCTGTCGGAGGAAACCAAACAGCACGGAACCACAGAG CTGAAGAAGGTTCCGAGCGTGGCGGGCCCGCGGACCAACCCCCGGGCCGTGGACAGCTGGGTGGACAGCATCACCGCGCTGCACCGGTCCAAGCCGCCGGCCAGTGTGCGGTACAGCAGAACCATGCCGGACCTGGACAGCCTGATGCAGGAGTGGCCCCCGGAGGTGGAGGAACTGCTGGGGGCCCTGCAGCTGCCGCCGGCCCGCCTGGCCTGCAGCCTGCTGCAGTACGCCGACCTGGTCTGCAGCCTGCTGGACGTCCCCGTCCACGGAACCAGGGTCCAGAGCCTGCACCTGCTCTTCTGCCTCTACCTGGAGTTCAGAGACTCCCAGCACTTCACCAGCCGAGTGTag